The Opitutales bacterium ASA1 genome window below encodes:
- the panB gene encoding 3-methyl-2-oxobutanoate hydroxymethyltransferase yields the protein MKGILDFARARRDGRPIGMVTSYDAWSARLAAQAGVDCLLVGDSVAMVVHGFADTLHATPEMMVAHTAAVRRGAPELFVVADMPFLTFRKGPETALDVAGALMRAGASAVKLEGVRGHERTVEQLVGSGIPVMGHLGLTPQSVHQLGGYRVQGRSAEDAARLLEDARTLQALGAFALVLECVPEQLATDATEALAIPTIGIGSGPRTSGQVLVLHDLLGLSDEFRPRFARRYLEGHALVRDALQRYVTDVREARFPAREEVLC from the coding sequence ATGAAGGGGATCCTCGATTTCGCCCGGGCCCGACGAGACGGTCGGCCGATCGGAATGGTCACCAGCTACGATGCTTGGTCCGCGCGTCTCGCTGCGCAGGCTGGGGTCGACTGCCTGCTCGTGGGCGACAGCGTGGCCATGGTCGTGCACGGCTTCGCGGACACGCTGCACGCGACGCCCGAAATGATGGTCGCGCACACTGCCGCCGTCCGGCGCGGTGCGCCCGAACTCTTCGTCGTGGCCGACATGCCGTTTCTCACCTTTCGCAAAGGCCCGGAGACCGCGCTCGACGTCGCGGGCGCGCTGATGCGTGCGGGTGCCTCGGCGGTGAAACTCGAGGGGGTGCGAGGCCACGAGCGCACCGTCGAGCAGCTCGTCGGCAGTGGCATCCCCGTCATGGGACACCTCGGACTCACGCCTCAATCCGTCCATCAACTCGGTGGCTATCGCGTGCAGGGTCGTTCCGCCGAAGACGCGGCTCGTTTGCTGGAGGATGCGCGGACGCTGCAGGCGCTCGGTGCCTTCGCGCTCGTGTTGGAATGTGTGCCCGAGCAGCTCGCGACCGACGCCACCGAGGCGCTCGCGATCCCCACCATCGGCATCGGCTCCGGGCCGCGCACGTCCGGCCAAGTGCTCGTGTTGCACGACCTCCTCGGCTTGAGCGACGAGTTTCGGCCGAGGTTCGCTCGTCGTTATCTGGAGGGACACGCGCTCGTGCGCGATGCTCTCCAGCGTTACGTGACCGATGTGCGCGAGGCACGGTTTCCGGCGCGCGAGGAGGTGCTGTGTTGA
- the nadC gene encoding carboxylating nicotinate-nucleotide diphosphorylase, whose translation MTKQTIAPIGALCQRIGWRALDPKALRRLVRLARAEDLAGEGFVAKPSRRGDATTRAVVGREHGQAELRARREMVACGLPLVPLVLEAYGGGARFRPRVRDGAEVAADTVLGTLLGPARVLLQAERVLLNFLQRLSGIATYTRAHVRALGDSPTRLLDTRKTTPGYRALEKYAVATGGAWNHRLGLFDRVLIKDNHLAASGATRGDRLAHAVRVARHRAPGLRVEVEIDALEQLEPVLEAGADVVMFDNFSLPDLRVAVARAAGRTRTEASGGITVQTLPALAHVGLDFISTGALVHQSTWIDIGLDWV comes from the coding sequence ATGACGAAACAAACGATAGCTCCGATCGGTGCGCTTTGCCAGCGGATTGGCTGGCGCGCGCTCGATCCAAAGGCCCTGCGCCGCCTCGTGCGGCTGGCGCGCGCCGAGGATCTCGCCGGGGAGGGATTCGTCGCCAAACCCTCGCGCCGCGGCGACGCGACGACGCGGGCCGTGGTCGGCCGCGAACACGGCCAGGCCGAGTTGCGCGCTCGTCGCGAGATGGTCGCGTGCGGCTTGCCGCTCGTGCCCCTCGTCCTCGAAGCGTACGGGGGCGGCGCTCGCTTCCGGCCTCGCGTCCGCGACGGCGCCGAAGTTGCGGCCGACACGGTCCTCGGCACGCTCCTCGGCCCCGCCCGCGTCCTCCTGCAGGCGGAACGGGTGTTGCTCAATTTCCTCCAACGCCTCTCCGGCATCGCCACCTACACTCGCGCTCACGTCCGCGCCCTCGGCGACTCCCCCACCCGCTTGCTAGACACCCGCAAGACCACACCGGGCTACCGAGCCCTCGAGAAATACGCCGTCGCCACCGGCGGTGCCTGGAACCATCGCCTCGGCCTCTTCGATCGTGTCTTGATCAAGGACAACCACCTCGCCGCCTCCGGCGCCACGCGCGGCGATCGCCTCGCCCACGCCGTCCGCGTCGCGCGGCACCGCGCACCCGGCCTGCGCGTGGAAGTCGAGATCGATGCACTCGAACAACTCGAGCCAGTGCTCGAAGCGGGTGCAGACGTCGTCATGTTCGACAATTTCTCCCTCCCCGATCTCCGAGTCGCCGTCGCCCGCGCCGCTGGCCGCACCCGCACCGAAGCCAGCGGCGGCATCACCGTCCAGACGCTACCCGCCCTCGCACACGTCGGGCTCGATTTCATTTCGACCGGCGCGCTCGTCCACCAGAGCACGTGGATCGACATCGGGCTCGATTGGGTCTGA
- a CDS encoding biotin--[acetyl-CoA-carboxylase] ligase codes for MNSSEPRPDSSLAPDITIVRELLAAGEGFVSGERLAEALGMSRVAVWSHIEKLRSLGFAVEAVRRKGYRLAERPAHLDPILLAALLPARHVPAEFALLDEVDSTNSEAERRLAGGAATPLVVVSRIQTRGRGRLGRRWESTDTGNLYVSFAFRPRLRPQRMQDFTLWMGVNVCEALAASCRFDAGVKWPNDILHGGRKLGGMLTEARIDADSTRDVVFGLGLNINSQRSDWPPEIAPRTTSVAEATGRKVDLNRVSAAVIARVLAAYERFVEGDHRADFERLWARFDLLRDRRIAVLVGDERIEGVAEGLDPVGALRLRDDQGRVHRCLAGDVTIEKAPL; via the coding sequence GTGAACTCCAGCGAACCTCGTCCCGACTCCTCTCTCGCCCCCGACATCACGATCGTGCGCGAGCTGCTCGCCGCCGGCGAGGGATTCGTCTCCGGCGAACGCCTCGCCGAAGCCCTCGGCATGTCGCGCGTCGCGGTCTGGAGCCACATCGAGAAGCTCCGCTCCCTCGGCTTCGCCGTCGAAGCCGTCCGTCGCAAGGGCTACCGCCTCGCCGAACGTCCGGCGCATCTCGACCCGATCCTGCTCGCTGCTCTGTTGCCCGCGCGACACGTGCCCGCCGAGTTCGCGCTGCTCGACGAGGTCGACAGCACCAACTCCGAGGCCGAACGTCGGCTCGCCGGTGGAGCGGCCACGCCGCTCGTCGTGGTTTCGCGGATACAGACGCGCGGTCGCGGACGCCTCGGCCGACGCTGGGAGAGCACCGACACCGGCAACCTCTACGTCTCCTTCGCCTTCCGTCCGCGCTTGCGCCCGCAACGCATGCAGGACTTCACGCTCTGGATGGGCGTCAACGTCTGCGAAGCCCTCGCCGCCTCCTGCCGCTTCGACGCCGGCGTGAAGTGGCCCAACGACATCCTCCACGGCGGCCGCAAGCTCGGCGGCATGCTCACCGAGGCGCGTATCGACGCCGACAGTACACGCGACGTCGTCTTCGGCCTCGGCCTCAACATCAACAGCCAGCGCTCCGACTGGCCGCCCGAGATCGCCCCGCGCACCACCTCGGTCGCCGAAGCCACCGGACGGAAGGTCGACCTCAACCGCGTCTCCGCCGCGGTGATCGCACGCGTCCTCGCCGCCTACGAACGGTTCGTCGAAGGCGACCACCGCGCCGACTTCGAGCGTCTCTGGGCCCGCTTCGACCTTCTCCGTGATCGCCGCATCGCCGTGCTCGTCGGCGACGAGCGCATCGAAGGAGTCGCCGAGGGCCTCGATCCCGTCGGAGCCTTGCGGCTGCGCGACGATCAAGGCCGCGTCCATCGTTGTCTCGCCGGCGACGTCACGATCGAAAAAGCCCCTCTCTGA
- a CDS encoding response regulator transcription factor: MAKPRILVVEDDAPIRRGMVDALGFEGYEVVEAPDGHAGMRSAVQGGYDLLLLDLVLPGPGGLDILAEVKLTRPTMPVIILSAKGEEADRVRGLKLGADDYVVKPFSVRELLARVEAVLRRSPERPREKTTLRLPTGVADLGRAEIRFDDGTRAELPEREYELLRYLAANAGRVVSRDEILARVWRLDPHAVATRAVDMQIARLRERLRDDAADPRILVTVRGRGYVFSPEARKG, from the coding sequence ATGGCCAAGCCCCGCATCCTCGTCGTGGAAGACGACGCCCCCATCCGTCGCGGCATGGTCGACGCCCTCGGTTTCGAAGGCTACGAGGTCGTCGAAGCCCCCGACGGCCACGCCGGCATGCGCAGCGCTGTGCAAGGCGGTTACGATCTCCTCCTGCTCGATCTCGTGCTCCCGGGCCCCGGCGGTCTCGACATCCTCGCCGAGGTGAAGCTGACGCGCCCCACCATGCCCGTCATCATCCTCTCGGCCAAAGGCGAAGAAGCCGATCGCGTGCGAGGCCTCAAACTCGGTGCCGACGACTACGTGGTGAAACCTTTCTCCGTGCGCGAGCTGCTCGCCCGCGTCGAAGCCGTCCTCCGCCGCTCGCCCGAACGCCCGCGCGAGAAGACCACGCTTCGACTCCCCACCGGCGTCGCCGACCTCGGCCGCGCCGAAATACGTTTCGACGACGGCACGCGCGCCGAACTCCCCGAGCGCGAATACGAACTCCTGCGCTACCTCGCCGCCAACGCCGGACGCGTCGTCTCCCGCGACGAAATCCTCGCCCGCGTCTGGCGGCTCGACCCGCACGCCGTCGCCACCCGCGCCGTCGACATGCAGATCGCTCGTCTGCGCGAGCGGCTGCGCGACGACGCCGCCGACCCACGTATCCTCGTGACCGTGCGCGGCCGCGGTTACGTCTTCTCACCGGAGGCCCGCAAGGGATGA
- a CDS encoding ABC transporter ATP-binding protein: MTDSETTIEVEHLYKRFGGVEAVNNISFEVRRGEIIGFLGPNGAGKSTTMRILTGYVPATSGIVRICGYSVAGEPTQVKRRIGYMPENNPLPEDLRVREYLAWRGRLKELGGKRLRERLETALEVCDLHRSQNRIIGKLSKGYRQRVGVADAILAEPDVIIMDEPTIGLDPHQILMIRDLIASLRGRMSVLISSHILPEIEMTCDRVIIINQGRIVASGTPSQLRNEFLLRATYELEIKGDIREAQQTLAAFTPKEQVEHALERPDRDGFYRINVQLRSDRHYGEDILSAVNTNPRLRIRALRRREASLEEVFLAATRRSWDTVTPLAGRDAARDATASVPSADAPRPAAAPAEPLPLSPDRPS, translated from the coding sequence GTGACGGATTCCGAGACAACGATCGAGGTCGAGCACCTCTACAAGCGCTTCGGCGGGGTCGAAGCCGTGAACAACATCTCGTTCGAGGTGCGGCGCGGCGAGATCATCGGCTTTCTCGGACCCAACGGCGCGGGCAAGAGCACGACCATGCGCATCCTCACCGGCTACGTGCCCGCCACCTCGGGCATCGTTCGCATCTGCGGCTATTCGGTCGCCGGGGAGCCTACCCAAGTGAAGCGCCGCATCGGCTACATGCCGGAAAACAACCCTCTCCCCGAAGACCTCCGCGTCCGCGAATACCTCGCCTGGCGCGGTCGGCTCAAGGAACTGGGCGGCAAACGCCTCCGTGAGCGCCTCGAGACCGCCCTCGAGGTGTGCGACTTGCACCGCTCCCAGAATCGCATCATCGGGAAACTCTCCAAAGGCTACCGTCAACGCGTCGGTGTCGCCGACGCCATCCTCGCCGAGCCGGACGTGATCATCATGGACGAGCCGACCATCGGCCTCGATCCCCACCAGATCCTCATGATCCGCGACCTGATCGCGAGCCTGCGCGGGCGCATGAGCGTGCTCATCTCCAGCCACATCCTGCCCGAGATCGAGATGACCTGCGACCGCGTCATCATCATCAACCAAGGCCGGATCGTCGCGAGCGGCACCCCTTCGCAGTTGCGCAACGAGTTCCTCCTGCGCGCCACCTACGAACTCGAGATCAAGGGCGACATCCGCGAAGCCCAGCAGACGCTCGCCGCCTTCACCCCCAAGGAACAAGTCGAGCACGCCCTCGAGCGCCCCGACCGCGACGGGTTCTACCGTATCAACGTCCAACTCCGCTCCGACCGGCACTACGGCGAAGACATCCTCTCGGCGGTGAACACCAACCCACGCCTGCGCATCCGCGCCCTCCGGCGACGCGAGGCCTCGCTCGAGGAAGTGTTCCTCGCCGCCACCCGGCGGAGTTGGGACACCGTCACCCCGCTCGCCGGTCGCGATGCGGCACGTGACGCGACCGCGTCCGTGCCCTCTGCGGACGCGCCGCGTCCCGCGGCCGCCCCTGCCGAGCCGCTTCCCCTCTCGCCCGACCGTCCCTCGTGA